The Chitinophagaceae bacterium nucleotide sequence TGTTTTTGCTGGGGATTTTATGGGCACCGTAAAATCAATTACCTCGCTGTGTTTTTATTGCCGCCTGAAATGCTGCTGCTGTATAAAAGCAATATTGATTTTATAAGTGAGCATTCAGTTGATCCTGATAAACGCCGTTATGCAGTTCCTGAAGAAGGACCAAGACATTATATAGACATTGATCAGTACGGAACCTATCCCTACAAAGAATTACCACACAATTACGACAGTGCTGTTGCAAAGTTTGGTGCTGATTCCATCAATGCTTACGGTATTGTTCCGTGGTGGGTGCAAACCATGCTGCAGCGTTTAACCAAAGCATTCAAGGAAAAAAACCAGGCAAAGATTTTAAAACTGAGTGCAGAGATCGGGCATTATATAGCTGATGCACATGTGCCATTGCATGCAAGTCATAATCATAACGGGCAATACACAAATCAAAACGGCATACATGGTTTTTGGGAAAGCCGTGTACCTGAATTACTGGCTGATAAAGAATTTGATTTCTGGATTGGTAAAGCTGAATACATTAAAAACCCGGGCCAATTCATCTGGGCAAGAGTGCTGGAAAGTTCAGCAGCAGCTGATACCGTTTTGCGTTATGAAAAAGAGCTCACTGAAAAATTTCCAAGCGATCAGAAATATGCATTCGAAACCCGCAATGGAATTACCACAAGAGTGTATTCCACTTCTTTTACGGTTGCGTACAACAACAAACTGCTGGGTATGGTGGAGCGGAGAATGCGGCAGAGTATTTATGGAGTGGCTTCTTTCTGGTACACAGCATGGATCAATGCGGGGCAGCCCGATTTAAAACAGCTGACCAACAAAGAATTTACGGCTGAAGAACTAAAAGAGTTTGATGAATTGAACAGCAACTGGAAGAAAGGGAAGGTTGTTGGGAGAGAGCATGAGTGAGGTGGGTTTCATAAACAGTTCAAGATAGCGGCAGTAATTACAATGGTCTGAATCTGGATAATTTCATTATTAATTTGGAATAGTCACGAATTTCGATAGGAATATTTTTTAGTTCCGTATCAATATAAAATGTCTTAAGCTGGTTGTCAACTTTAATTTGAAGATAAATACCACATTGGTCGTATTCATCGGGAATGCCAAATCGTTTGTCTTTTGATTGCAGTAAGAGCTTTGGTACTTTAATTTTTAGAATTTGGGCCTCTTTAAATCTGTCTCTATCTAAAGTGTCGCCCTTAAATTCTACTCTGGCAAGTTTATATTCATTTTTGAAAAAGAATCTGTGGTGTCAATAAGCAATTGATTTTTTTCAACTTTAAACATTGTTGAACAATGCCCTTTGCACTCTCCACAATATATTCGATAAATTGTATAGTCAATCTTTGAGGTTGGTTTTTTAAGGAATGAATAATTAAAAATCAAGATTACTAAGAGTGATATTTTTAATAAGTATGGAGTCATTTAATGCAGCAAACTGAATGTTAGGTAAAGTTATTATATTCTTCAATCAGTTTGTCGAAGTTAACATGCTCTGTCTCTAAATGTTCTGCTGCTCCAAACTTGCTCATATAATTCCATTTGGCTTTTTTGTCAATGTTCAGTGGTTTGATGCGGTCGCTTAGTGGATAAACTTGTCTGCCGAAAAGTTTAAAGAAATTGTCTTCGTAGATTTCAAAGTGAAGACATGGAAATTTCTTTCGAAGGCTATAGTCATAGTCCCACAGATAGAGAACTTTGTCCGTATCATATTCAATTATGAACAAATCTCCTTCGTCTTCATATTCTTTGGCAACCGCAATTCTCTTTGCATTTATGAGACAAGTGTCAACTGTCCCTTTGTCAATAACAGCATTAAGATGTTTTAAAAAGTTCTTTCCCTTTCTCTGCATTTTATACATTTCATAAGGGGTGAAAACAATAAATGCAAATGAAAAAATAGCAAGGGTCCCAAACGGAAAAACCCAAAAACTGGCTTGAGTTAGTGTCGCTAAATAGGTGAAGCCTGCTCCTAAAAGCCCTGCTATAAGAAAATGATAGAATTTGATTTTACTACCGCCTTCTTTTTCTTTTTGGGTTTTCAAGGTTTTTAAGAGTCGCAGTTCATCTAGATATAATTGTCTTGTCTTAAATGCAATATTCATAGTTAAAGGCTGTAGTTATAATTGTGCCTAACGCTTAAATATACGCAACTACTCTAAACTTCAAATTCTCCAACCAACTGATGCCTTTGTTTATCGCCTGACCAACTTATGAAAATCTACAACTTTATCTTTTTTCTGCATTCCCCACAATAATCAGCTTTACCCAGGTCAAGTTTTGTAAAATACCCGTTCCCTTTTGACATAATACATTGTTCATTCGTACAATGACCCAGGCCAAGGTTATGACCAATTTCATGAATGATTACATTTCGGAGCCTGTGGTTATAAACTGCTGTATCATTTGTTTGTAATCTTGCGCTTGAAACAATACATGCATTACCGGGTTGATAACCCATGCCGAATATTTTTTCATCAAAATAAGGCATGCTGCTTTCTTCTTTGATAGTGAAAAGCGGTTGATCAATCATACCAACGATTTCTGCAAACCGATCTGTTTTTATTCCTGATAAAAATTTCAGTATCGAATCGGCAAAATATAAACCCGTTTCTTTTGTAAGAAAATGTTCAGGAAGTTGTTTTGGGTTCTAATACAATTACCTGTCTGTTGTAAAAACAAGCGATTTCTTTTTGTATTGTTTTAATCCCTGATGTATTGTAATTGTTTAATGGCTGAATTGCAATTAACTGGTTCTTGTTTTTAGTCAATGAAAAGTTGGAAACTTTCCTACAGGTAAGTGAAAGAAACGTAAATGCTGCAAAAAGTAAGAGAATAGGTTTCA carries:
- a CDS encoding matrixin family metalloprotease translates to MLKFLSGIKTDRFAEIVGMIDQPLFTIKEESSMPYFDEKIFGMGYQPGNACIVSSARLQTNDTAVYNHRLRNVIIHEIGHNLGLGHCTNEQCIMSKGNGYFTKLDLGKADYCGECRKKIKL
- a CDS encoding S1/P1 Nuclease, producing MQQIKKLFLTFLLLIFCQQCFCWGFYGHRKINYLAVFLLPPEMLLLYKSNIDFISEHSVDPDKRRYAVPEEGPRHYIDIDQYGTYPYKELPHNYDSAVAKFGADSINAYGIVPWWVQTMLQRLTKAFKEKNQAKILKLSAEIGHYIADAHVPLHASHNHNGQYTNQNGIHGFWESRVPELLADKEFDFWIGKAEYIKNPGQFIWARVLESSAAADTVLRYEKELTEKFPSDQKYAFETRNGITTRVYSTSFTVAYNNKLLGMVERRMRQSIYGVASFWYTAWINAGQPDLKQLTNKEFTAEELKEFDELNSNWKKGKVVGREHE